Proteins found in one Apostichopus japonicus isolate 1M-3 chromosome 16, ASM3797524v1, whole genome shotgun sequence genomic segment:
- the LOC139983022 gene encoding uncharacterized protein, with protein sequence MADPYHHFLNFNNSCAIDSFLELAQFTFFHDLCSKEKGELLSLVANSCALRHDAGKNMSKKLLFDIREAVWKWIESNCPSFAGRTSNASFEEILDHICTTSDESDLFSVKSSCRYICSTPGCNAFKVREKRECPVYVFQPELNDHNNDMGATLSSMFSNPPSSNRKCDTCQVRSLECSSRDNFVRLPEYLFVRVPTVNRNIGGIQQLVVMDGIIVPEVIDFANGQKYILRGAVRGIGRHFTTAVKIDDKFVHIDGNDTNILTAPSLTQLANAVKQQYYSSVTKAPKEHHSDVHSYQTKSIDGYFLFMFSKDSSMKYLSPPLNVSHAETSSSSTEVIRETFIESSCVPNIPVRNSYQLLTDEAETSHETVASQIIQVTPVRAHTTNCAKEKTKRKLLPSSPPPSKKINSSSKKLNSSSKKCILKLENVTKGCDPKVTLKSKNVSDSDNASIPLNDITNVTQQKGPSVQFCDYVVIQNGRLFVDIQLLNSMNLLGKQWKRSRLLNRVKYYGFDSTTEVIDINCINFISLKVFIVLLFKSNFCEQTLRQNTCTEILTLLNKAAMANNTSKWASFSVHTELDENQLYVEMNDLYSLLDVKTKRIRPLLPGLKRLALSDDHFIFEKKNARSHISFEAFTAVLLTHLSISKQKLLKPTADILNRLEIYFLQNFDNIQKDFHCKMLRDRNQPAWASKQNLSSPNDDTDSEKVCKVNAGTKLSRGRSTADIISPSTGTNLKYNKTMKRRLKQQHLSLQQIASVIHKGDKDSLKQAIVYDINQNKSPSSHEVEWSGQVNRDDLVDILKGVPSVNLKYDNFFDEIACDHVSKKFRLSAREVISIIDKNNANSIVKNLRKSLPLFFDDAKTMQTEWKQLKHEFNVILRPQPLSNYCKSGYRIDPQRLVHCLRHLYFFLPECEWWKVWGDGREIGGEKSCSIALSCINNNMVLHGLQFHSPSEIWPLCIRYGGDGRWSLEDAIGTEVGEPGWLNDWIRKEQSTNSCLFFLTGDSMFLDAVHGMKGEFAPNKTNGFNMYSTDSKEQQHETCPHTGFRSGLSKNINRTLDHSLLDSIPLKRTVFCIDHACTRIVEKLLELKIKSLCSKKSVAGEGSGKGYFISKVERLKQNMAERCVAKGERIDCNPDGTLKEKISLNKIDAHALLLPCYEGCCYGPLLEGVSSDHVTFDIDVVLQKALGFSSSETELKVETALWNCMSKVTFLLRDSDPVPTLKPGSLETSLDENDYYWGMSADKVDECILNLDLFHKLFVLLYGGNKLTPYMIKIIDITGCLLRSLPVTTLMRFSTEGGEHLHYTDGTYFHQHTQKGGAGKTEDPIYAILCHKYRLLKSRLIKYSTNSEAQYAKAGRDFLDWVDEELEHHASNMASENRISCTPQLESRSPVYNFYFVGRVPAVLFKNSAISSKDALVKKLRDCKSRVLDLTVDQLPKRSHHRKIIMLTQQSLCHQKNPPKSLIMACKRGWPIVNVAFALQYVNDPFSDINSFMLDIKNIQSHPFVRLSRPFSSQSSKHRKSHVVTKYKNMLRKKAKVNVRRHHKKKKSGLVKPGSSFALFVYDASKTLTGEQLRLPIRDRQCLISKKWRELTIEEKAMYAFKARERYYKTLKNQLPNVSDAMKSQSFPLSYERKKSFKHI encoded by the coding sequence ATGGCAGATCCCTACCATCACTTCCTCAATTTTAACAATTCTTGTGCTATTGATAGCTTTCTAGAACTGGCTCAGTTTACCTTTTTTCATGATCTTTGCTCGAAGGAGAAAGGTGAACTCCTGTCATTAGTTGCAAACTCATGTGCCTTACGACATGATGCCGGCAAAAACATGTCAAAGAAACTTCTCTTTGACATTAGAGAGGCTGTATGGAAGTGGATAGAGAGCAACTGTCCATCTTTTGCTGGAAGGACATCCAATGCttcttttgaagaaattttAGATCATATTTGTACAACTTCAGATGAGAGTGATTTATTTTCTGTTAAGTCATCATGTCGTTACATTTGTTCCACACCTGGGTGCAATGCTTTTAAAGTACGTGAGAAGAGAGAATGTCCAGTATATGTGTTTCAGCCTGAATTGAATGATCATAATAATGACATGGGAGCTACTTTATCAAGTATGTTTTCTAACCCCCCAAGTAGTAACCGAAAATGTGATACTTGTCAAGTTAGATCACTTGAATGTAGCAGTCGAGACAATTTTGTTAGACTTCCTGAGTATCTCTTTGTAAGAGTTCCAACTGTTAATAGGAATATTGGTGGGATACAGCAATTGGTTGTGATGGATGGCATTATTGTTCCAGAAGTTATTGACTTTGCTAATGGTCAGAAGTACATTTTGAGAGGTGCAGTTAGGGGTATTGGGAGGCATTTTACTACTGCTGTTAAGATTGATGACAAATTTGTGCACATTGATGGCAATGACACAAACATATTGACAGCACCATCACTGACACAGCTTGCAAATGCTGTGAAGCAGCAATATTACAGTTCTGTGACTAAAGCACCCAAAGAACACCATAGTGATGTCCATTCCTATCAAACTAAATCCATTGAtggatattttttgtttatgtttagtAAGGATTCTTCCATGAAATACCTTTCACCCCCTTTGAATGTATCTCATGCAGAGACTAGTTCTTCTAGCACAGAAGTTATAAGGGAAACATTTATTGAAAGTTCATGTGTACCAAATATCCCAGTGAGGAATTCATATCAGCTTTTGACTGATGAAGCTGAAACATCCCATGAGACTGTAGCAAGCCAGATAATTCAAGTGACTCCAGTGCGAGCCCATACTACTAATTGTGCCAAAGAAAAGACTAAACGGAAACTGCTTCCGTCTTCACCCCCTCCGAGTAAGAAAATTAACTCCAGTAGTAAGAAACTTAACTCCAGTAGTAAGAAATGTATTCTCAAgcttgaaaatgttacaaagggCTGTGATCCAAAAGTCACATTAAAATCTAAGAATGTATCAGACTCGGATAATGCCTCTATACCGCTGAATGATATCACCAATGTCACTCAGCAAAAAGGCCCCTCCGTtcagttttgtgattacgttgTTATTCAGAATGGAAGGTTGTTTGTAGATATTCAATTATTGAACAGTATGAATTTGTTAGGCAAACAGTGGAAACGTTCTAGGCTGCTTAACAGAGTTAAATATTATGGTTTTGACAGTACAACAGAAGTTATAGACATTAACTGTATAAATTTCATTTCTCTCAAAgtatttattgttttacttttcaagTCTAACTTTTGTGAACAAACTCTCCGTCAAAATACTTGCACAGAGATCCTAACGTTATTAAACAAGGCTGCCATGGCAAACAATACTAGTAAATGGGCATCTTTTTCAGTTCACACAGAGCTAGATGAAAATCAGCTTTATGTTGAAATGAATGATTTGTATAGTTTGCTTGATGTTAAAACCAAAAGGATTAGACCGCTATTGCCGGGGCTTAAACGACTTGCATTGAGTGATGACCATTTtatatttgagaaaaaaaatgcacGGAGCCACATTTCATTTGAAGCATTTACTGCGGTATTACTTACACATCTCAGTataagtaaacaaaagttacttaAGCCAACTGCAGATATTCTGAACAGacttgaaatttattttttacaaaattttgatAATATACAAAAGGACTTTCATTGTAAAATGTTGAGGGACAGAAACCAACCTGCATGGGCATCCAAGCAGAATTTAAGTTCGCCAAATGATGACACAGACTCAGAGAAAGTTTGTAAAGTAAATGCAGGAACCAAATTATCTAGAGGCAGAAGTACTGCTGATATTATCTCTCCTTCTACAGGTACTaacttaaaatataataaaacaatgaaGAGAAGGCTAAAACAACAGCACCTCTCTCTGCAGCAAATTGCATCCGTTATTCACAAGGGCGATAAAGATTCCCTCAAACAAGCTATTGTATATGATATAAACCAAAATAAGTCTCCTAGTTCTCATGAAGTTGAATGGAGTGGTCAAGTTAACAGGGATGATTTGGTTGATATTTTAAAGGGAGTTCCCTCTGTAAATTTGAAGTACGATAATTTCTTTGATGAAATTGCTTGTGACCATGTAAGTAAGAAATTCCGTTTAAGTGCTAGAGAAGTGATATCTATAATAGATAAGAACAATGCAAATTCCATTGTCAAAAACTTAAGGAAAAGTTTGCCCCTGTTTTTTGATGATGCTAAAACAATGCAAACTGAGTGGAAACAATTGAAACAtgaatttaatgttattttgaGACCACAGCCTCTGTCAAATTATTGCAAAAGTGGATATCGAATTGATCCACAGAGACTAGTTCACTGTTTACGtcatttgtattttttcttACCAGAATGTGAATGGTGGAAGGTGTGGGGAGATGGTAGGGAAATTGGGGGTGAGAAAAGTTGTAGCATTGCCTTGTCATGTATAAACAATAATATGGTATTACATGGCCTGCAGTTTCATAGCCCTTCAGAAATATGGCCACTTTGTATTCGTTATGGGGGTGATGGGCGGTGGAGTCTAGAGGATGCAATCGGCACAGAAGTAGGTGAACCAGGATGGCTTAATGACTGGATAAGAAAGGAGCAATCAACTAACAGTTGCTTGTTCTTTTTAACAGgtgattcaatgtttcttgatGCTGTTCATGGAATGAAAGGAGAATTTGCCCCCAACAAAACAAATGGTTTTAACATGTATTCCACTGACAGTAAAGAACAACAGCATGAAACATGTCCACATACTGGTTTTCGGTCTGGTCTCAGTAAAAACATTAATCGTACACTTGATCACTCTTTACTTGACAGCATCCCACTTAAAAGAACAGTATTTTGTATTGACCATGCATGTACCAGAATTGTTGAAAAATTATTAGAACTGAAAATAAAATCTCTCTGTTCAAAAAAGAGTGTCGCTGGAGAAGGCAGTGGAAAaggttattttatttcaaaggtagagagattaaaacaaaatatggcaGAGCGCTGTGTTGCTAAAGGTGAAAGAATCGATTGCAATCCAGATGGTACACTTAAAGAAAAAATTAGTCTGAATAAAATTGATGCTCATGCTCTACTTTTACCCTGCTATGAAGGGTGCTGTTATGGACCATTATTGGAAGGTGTTTCTTCTGACCATGTGACTTTTGATATTGATGTGGTTTTGCAAAAAGCTCTTGGGTTTAGTTCTTCAGAAACAGAATTAAAAGTTGAGACTGCACTTTGGAATTGCATGTCGAAAGTTACATTTCTCTTGAGAGACTCAGATCCAGTTCCCACCTTAAAACCAGGGTCACTTGAAACATCTTTAGATGAAAATGATTACTATTGGGGTATGTCTGCAGATAAAGTAGATGAATGTATATTGAATCTTGATTTGTTTCATAAGTTATTTGTCCTCTTGTATGGTGGAAATAAGTTAACTCCATACATGATCAAAATAATTGACATTACTGGTTGTTTGTTAAGAAGCCTTCCAGTCACAACCCTAATGCGTTTTTCAACTGAAGGTGGTGAACACTTGCATTATACAGATGGTACATATTTCCATCAGCATACCCAGAAAGGTGGAGCAGGCAAGACTGAGGACCCCATTTATGCAATTTTGTGCCACAAGTATCGACTTCTGAAATCTCGACTTATTAAATATTCAACAAATTCTGAAGCTCAATATGCAAAAGCTGGTAGGGATTTTCTGGACTGGGTTGATGAGGAATTAGAACACCATGCTTCCAATATGGCCTCAGAAAACCGTATTTCATGCACTCCTCAATTGGAAAGTCGTAGCCCTGTTTATAATTTCTATTTTGTAGGTAGAGTACCAGCAGTATTATTCAAAAACTCAGCAATTTCTAGTAAGGATGCTTTAGTTAAGAAATTAAGAGACTGCAAGTCACGGGTTTTGGACCTAACTGTTGACCAATTACCAAAGCGGTCTCATCATAGGAAGATCATTATGCTGACACAGCAGTCTCTGTGTCACCAAAAGAACCCACCTAAATCACTTATTATGGCATGCAAACGAGGTTGGCCAATTGTTAATGTTGCTTTTGCCTTGCAGTATGTAAATGATCCCTTCTCAGACATAAACTCATTCATGTTAGATATAAAAAACATACAAAGTCACCCATTTGTACGACTTTCAAGACCATTTTCATCTCAAAGCAGCAAGCACAGGAAATCACATGTAGTAaccaaatacaaaaatatgctaAGAAAGAAAGCCAAGGTAAATGTAAGAAGACATCACAAAAAGAAGAAGTCAGGTTTAGTGAAACCAGGTTCCTCATTTGCCCTTTTTGTCTATGATGCTAGTAAAACTCTAACAGGGGAACAATTAAGACTACCAATACGTGACCGACAGTGTCTCATTTCTAAGAAGTGGAGGGAGCTTACAATTGAAGAAAAGGCAATGTATGCATTTAAAGCAAGGGAGAGATATTATAAAACTCTTAAGAATCAACTTCCCAATGTTTCAGATGCGATGAAGTCACAGTCCTTTCCACTTtcatatgaaagaaagaaatcatttaaacacatatag